In a genomic window of Hydrogenimonas thermophila:
- the rpsT gene encoding 30S ribosomal protein S20 — protein MAHHKSAIKRIRQTAKRTARNRYYKTRIKNITKAVIAAVEAGDKDAAVEAMKIANRELHKYVSKGILKKNTASRKVSRLQSKVNALSVA, from the coding sequence ATGGCACATCACAAATCAGCGATAAAAAGAATTCGCCAGACTGCAAAACGCACAGCTCGCAACAGATATTACAAAACTCGCATCAAAAATATTACTAAAGCTGTTATAGCAGCAGTTGAAGCAGGTGATAAAGATGCAGCAGTTGAAGCAATGAAAATTGCTAACCGTGAACTACACAAGTATGTAAGCAAAGGCATCTTGAAGAAAAACACTGCTTCTCGTAAAGTGAGCCGCCTTCAGTCCAAAGTCAATGCACTCAGCGTCGCGTAA
- the glmM gene encoding phosphoglucosamine mutase, which translates to MKLFGTDGVRGLAGKELSAFTAMRLAMAAGIYFRKFAKTNKILVGKDTRRSGYMIENALVSGLTAVGYNVIQIGPMPTPAIAFLTEDMRCDAGIMISASHNPYEDNGIKFFDSQGNKLNEKDEAAIEEIYFDENLLADEQKIGRDIGSSKRIDDVIGRYIVKLKNSFPTDMTLNDVRIVLDTANGAAYKVAPTVFEELGADVIVINNKPNGYNINDNCGAMHPKTLSEKVREYRADIGFAFDGDADRLVVVDEKGNQVDGDKLIGALALYLKNEGKLENSCVIATVMSNQGFEDFLKKYGIDLIRSNVGDKYVLEEMRKHQCILGGEQSGHVIFSDYAKTGDGLVTALQTIALILKSGKKASEVLNPFELYPQKLLNIKVSQKKPLDSIEGLKEKEKAIKEEGLRSLIRYSGTENKLRILLEGKNAKAIDHWMKELEKFFRKALND; encoded by the coding sequence ATGAAATTATTTGGAACAGATGGGGTTCGTGGATTGGCCGGTAAAGAGTTAAGTGCATTTACTGCAATGCGGCTGGCAATGGCAGCAGGTATATATTTTAGAAAATTTGCAAAAACAAATAAGATTCTTGTAGGTAAAGATACTAGAAGAAGCGGCTATATGATAGAAAATGCTTTGGTAAGCGGTCTTACTGCTGTAGGATACAATGTTATACAAATTGGTCCAATGCCTACACCAGCAATTGCTTTTTTAACGGAAGATATGAGATGTGATGCAGGTATAATGATTAGTGCAAGCCACAATCCTTATGAAGATAATGGTATTAAATTTTTTGATTCCCAAGGGAACAAGCTTAATGAGAAAGATGAAGCTGCTATAGAAGAGATCTATTTTGATGAAAATCTTTTGGCAGATGAACAAAAAATAGGCAGAGATATAGGCTCATCTAAACGTATTGATGATGTTATAGGTCGTTATATAGTTAAACTTAAAAACTCATTTCCTACAGATATGACTCTTAATGATGTACGAATTGTTCTAGATACAGCAAATGGAGCTGCTTATAAAGTTGCTCCTACTGTTTTTGAAGAGCTTGGAGCTGATGTTATTGTCATAAACAACAAACCTAATGGATACAATATAAATGATAACTGTGGGGCAATGCATCCAAAAACATTAAGTGAAAAGGTTCGTGAGTATAGAGCTGATATAGGATTTGCATTTGATGGTGATGCTGACAGATTGGTTGTTGTAGATGAAAAAGGAAATCAGGTAGATGGCGATAAGCTAATAGGTGCTCTTGCCCTATACTTAAAAAATGAAGGCAAACTTGAAAACAGTTGTGTTATTGCAACAGTAATGAGCAATCAAGGTTTTGAAGATTTTCTAAAAAAATATGGAATTGACTTGATTCGTTCAAATGTAGGTGATAAATATGTGTTAGAAGAGATGCGTAAGCATCAATGTATTCTTGGAGGAGAGCAGAGCGGTCACGTAATATTTAGTGATTATGCTAAAACAGGTGACGGACTTGTAACTGCTCTTCAAACTATTGCTTTGATTTTAAAAAGTGGAAAGAAAGCTAGTGAAGTTTTAAACCCTTTTGAACTATACCCTCAAAAACTTCTAAATATTAAGGTATCACAAAAAAAACCGTTAGATTCTATAGAAGGTCTTAAAGAGAAAGAGAAAGCAATAAAAGAGGAAGGCTTACGATCACTAATTCGTTATAGTGGTACAGAAAATAAATTACGTATTCTTCTTGAAGGAAAAAATGCAAAGGCTATTGACCACTGGATGAAAGAGCTTGAAAAATTCTTTAGGAAAGCATTAAATGACTAA
- the lspA gene encoding signal peptidase II, which yields MTKAWATFILALAGIYIIDQNIKTIFLSGWQWENSCISLTLVFNKGVAFSMFSFLGPYLKWIQIALLAGVLGYIIHGKYLQRYSLPLGILFGAGISNIADRFIHGGVVDYVYWHCGFDFAVFNFADVMIDLSVGWLLINSIFLKKNMDEKV from the coding sequence ATGACTAAAGCGTGGGCTACATTTATTCTGGCTCTTGCCGGAATATATATAATTGATCAAAATATAAAGACAATTTTTTTATCAGGATGGCAGTGGGAAAACTCTTGCATATCTCTTACTCTTGTTTTCAATAAGGGTGTTGCATTTTCAATGTTTTCCTTTTTAGGACCTTACCTTAAATGGATTCAGATAGCACTACTAGCAGGAGTTTTAGGATATATCATTCACGGAAAATATTTGCAACGCTACAGCTTACCTTTAGGAATTCTTTTTGGTGCAGGCATCAGCAATATTGCCGACCGTTTCATACATGGTGGAGTTGTTGACTATGTATATTGGCACTGCGGATTTGACTTTGCAGTTTTTAACTTTGCAGATGTGATGATAGATTTATCAGTTGGTTGGTTGTTAATAAATTCAATATTTTTAAAAAAAAATATGGATGAGAAGGTATGA